A window from Vigna angularis cultivar LongXiaoDou No.4 chromosome 7, ASM1680809v1, whole genome shotgun sequence encodes these proteins:
- the LOC108338729 gene encoding protein NPGR1: MLCACSGEQFKFEEAPQSPESLATRDFSASGLSSRTGDWESKFDETQVEEAESTLKETLSLNYEEARALLGRLEYQRGNFDAALQVFEGIDIRVLTPRMIKAIAERTKQRKPRSKVDNVLPNVMSMHSVSLLLEAILLKSKSLEELGRYTEAAKECRIIVDTVESALPNGMPEGIGEDCKLQEMFHKALELLPNLWIKSGFLDEAVTAYRRALIKPWNLEPWRLARVQKDLATTLLYGGAEANIPSQLQVNGLTTPMSGTEEAILLLLILSGKMALQEIDWDPEIMDHLTFSLSVTGMFESLADNVEKILPGVYDRAERWHFLALCYSAAGQNEVALNLLRKACGSSEAKHRPYFPSFLFAAKLCSLCPNHAHEGIKFSQEVIDLAKHQNEHFLGEGLKFMGTCQGASARVSVLDSARIIFQRESLYFLNDAVALNGNNDPEVILSLGLENAMQRNLNTAYDNLMIYSDMMAGSSKRGWQLLALIVSAEQRFKDAETIVDFALDEAGSIDQLELLRLKAILQITQQQPKKAVETYRILLAVIESQKEHWLQAKAFRHEALKQQKLEMEVWQDLATIYVDLCSFLDAKACVDKAQLIEFFSPRSWHITGLLFESRTLHKEALASFSVSLSIEPDYIPSIISAAKLMLKLGMQSLPITRSFLMNALRLDPTNHEAWFNLGLVSKMEGSLQQAADCFQAAYELKLSAPVQEFE; the protein is encoded by the exons ATGTTGTGTGCTTGTTCGGGGGAGCAATTCAAGTTTGAAGAGGCACCACAGTCACCTGAGTCCTTGGCAACAAGGGATTTCTCTGCAAGTGGTCTTTCTTCAAGGACTGGGGATTGGGAATCCAAATTTGATGAGACGCAAGTTGAAGAAGCTGAATCTACTCTAAAAGAAACACTCTCATTAAACTATGAG GAAGCTCGGGCTTTGCTGGGGAGGCTAGAATACCAAAGAGGGAACTTTGATGCTGCCCTTCAAGTTTTTGAAGGTATAGACATAAGGGTTTTGACCCCAAGGATGATCAAGGCAATAGCTGAAAGAACCAAGCAAAGAAAACCACGGTCAAAGGTGGATAATGTGCTTCCTAATGTAATGTCAATGCATTCAGTAAGCCTGCTTCTAGAGGCAATTTTGCTTAAATCCAAATCCTTAGAAGAACTTGGAAGATACACCG AGGCTGCGAAAGAGTGCAGAATTATTGTGGATACAGTAGAATCTGCTCTTCCAAATGGAATGCCTGAGGGTATCGGTGAAGATTGTAAGTTGCAAGAAATGTTCCACAAAGCATTGGAGTTGCTTCCAAATCTATGGATCAAATCTGGTTTTCTAGACGAAGCTGTCACTGCTTACCGGAGGGCTCTAATCAAGCCATGGAATTTGGAGCCGTGGAGATTGGCCAGGGTTCAAAAAGATTTGGCTACCACACTACTCTATGGTGGTGCTGAAGCAAACATACCCTCTCAGCTGCAAGTGAATGGTTTAACAACACCTATGAGTGGTACTGAAGAAGCCATACTTTTGCTGTTAATACTCTCAGGAAAGATGGCACTTCAGGAAATAGACTGGGACCCTGAAATAATGGATCATCTTACATTTTCTCTTTCAGTTACTGGAATGTTTGAATCATTGGCAGATAACGTAGAGAAGATCCTTCCGGGGGTTTATGATCGGGCAGAGAGGTGGCATTTTCTTGCTCTTTGTTACAGTGCAGCAGGACAGAATGAAGTGGCCTTGAACCTTTTGAGGAAAGCTTGTGGTAGTTCTGAAGCCAAGCATAGACCctattttccttcatttttgtTTGCTGCAAAGCTGTGTTCTTTATGTCCAAACCATGCTCATGAAGGCATCAAATTTTCACAGGAAGTTATTGATCTAGCCAAGCATCAAAATGAGCATTTTCTGGGTGAGGGCCTAAAATTTATGGGCACTTGCCAAGGGGCGTCTGCCAGAGTATCTGTACTAGATTCTGCAAGAATTATATTTCAAAGAGAGTCTTTGTACTTTCTAAATGATGCTGTCGCTCTAAATGGAAATAATGATCCAGAAGTGATACTCAGCCTTGGATTGGAAAATGCAATgcaaagaaatttaaatacagCATATGACAATTTAATGATATACTCTGACATGATGGCTGGCAGCTCAAAAAGAGGTTGGCAGTTGTTAGCACTCATAGTATCAGCGGAACAGAGGTTTAAGGATGCAGAAACTATAGTTGATTTTGCTTTAGATGAGGCTGGTAGCATAGACCAGTTAGAACTACTGAGACTGAAAGCTATTCTTCAAATTACACAGCAGCAACCCAAGAAAGCAGTAGAGACCTACAGAATCTTGCTAGCAGTAATTGAATCACAAAAGGAGCATTGGCTTCAGGCTAAGGCATTCAGGCATGAG GCATTAAAACAACAGAAGTTGGAAATGGAAGTCTGGCAAGATTTGGCCACCATTTATGTAGATCTTTGCTCCTTCCTAGATGCAAAAGCTTGTGTTGACAAGGCTCAGTTGATAGAATTTTTTTCTCCAAGAAGTTGGCATATTACTG GGTTGTTGTTTGAATCTCGGACATTGCATAAGGAGGCCTTAGCTTCCTTCTCAGTCTCATTGTCAATAGAACCGGATTACATTCCCAGCATCATTTCAGCTGCAAAATTAATGCTTAAACTTGGCATGCAATCACTCCCAATCACAAGAAGCTTTTTAATGAATGCTTTGAGATTAGATCCTACAAACCATGAGGCATGGTTTAACCTTGGACTAGTTTCAAAAATGGAAGGTTCATTACAACAAGCAGCAGATTGCTTTCAAGCCGCATATGAGCTGAAGCTTTCAGCTCCAGTGCAAGAATTTGAGTGA
- the LOC108337013 gene encoding exocyst complex component EXO70I encodes MASKDPTLLKLHSARSDLKTLLQASSEAQHDIKETDKRFSLYQQSLSTASRRILPLQSLTMSRKALDARITRAVSPAVELLNTFKRTEALQGKLVTFSAELSSEKSQHRRLEKLVEYVGCVEEVKEGIENICDEVETVVQRLQEVVEFVSRTKAADQDRDVRLKDALVTLKVLYEREVDEMRFEGLLDQALLHVQDEFEELLLRMKHRNMKDLVHQHGGEERELGSETEVEALRRISTTLAANDCMDICIDIYLKARYRRAAKALMKLNPDYLRTYTPEGIDEMEWETLETAITLWIQHFEVAVKKVLFSEKKLCENVLGDFMEGLVWPECFIKISDKIMAVFFRFGEGVARSSKEPQKLFKLLDMFESLEKLKPHISQIFEGEPGADICTRFRELEKLIIDASSKVFWEFGLQIEGNIDGLPPPQDGSVPKLVRYAINYLKYLTAANYKTSMIKVLRTQQTWRGKDGSSSIETSGKETLTDEGLLKHAISNVMEALQRNVESKRVCCRDKVLVHVFTMNTYWYIYMRTKNTQLGEVLGEKRMKEEYKAVAEECAYLYQKQAWGALVKVLDGEDVREEGKGSVGRVVSEKVETFFKGLNEVCDRHARGVYSIPDVDLREQMREATVRLVVPAYAEFLECYSEFLNKKGYPSVERVKGLVVKAFDGGRLRRKGSASGSLERDVVVRDV; translated from the exons ATGGCATCGAAGGATCCAACACTTCTCAAACTCCACTCAGCACGCTCCGACCTCAAAACCCTCCTCCAAGCCTCATCGGAGGCACAACACGACATCAAAGAAACCGACAAAAGGTTTTCTCTCTACCAGCAATCTCTCTCAACCGCCTCCAGAAGAATCCTCCCTCTGCAGTCCCTAACCATGTCCAGAAAAGCCCTCGACGCCAGGATCACCAGAGCGGTTTCCCCGGCGGTGGAACTCCTCAACACGTTCAAACGCACGGAGGCTCTTCAGGGTAAGCTCGTCACCTTCTCGGCCGAGCTGTCGTCGGAGAAGTCGCAGCATAGGAGGTTGGAGAAGCTGGTGGAATACGTGGGGTGCgtggaagaagtgaaggaaGGGATAGAGAACATATGCGACGAGGTGGAGACGGTGGTTCAGAGGCTGCAGGAGGTGGTGGAGTTTGTGAGCAGGACGAAGGCTGCGGATCAGGACAGGGACGTGAGGCTGAAGGATGCGTTGGTGACGCTGAAGGTGCTGTATGAAAGGGAGGTGGATGAGATGAGGTTTGAGGGGTTGTTGGATCAGGCGTTGCTCCATGTGCAGGATGAGTTTGAGGAACTGCTGTTGAGGATGAAGCACCGGAACATGAAGGATTTGGTGCACCAGCATGGTGGCGAAGAAAGGGAACTGGGGTCGGAGACGGAGGTTGAAGCCCTCAGAAGAATTTCAACCACCCTTGCTGCCAATGATTGCATGGACATTTGCATTGATATATACCTCAAG GCGAGATACAGAAGAGCTGCGAAGGCACTGATGAAGCTAAATCCCGATTACCTTCGAACGTACACCCCAGAAGGAATCGACGAAATGGAGTGGGAAACCTTAGAAACAGCCATAACCCTTTGGATTCAACACTTCGAAGTCGCAGTGAAGAAGGTGCTGTTTTCAGAAAAGAAACTCTGCGAGAATGTCCTGGGCGATTTCATGGAGGGTCTAGTTTGGCCAGAATGCTTCATCAAAATCTCCGACAAGATCATGGCCGTGTTCTTCCGCTTCGGAGAAGGCGTGGCCCGAAGCAGCAAAGAGCCCCAGAAGCTCTTCAAACTATTGGACATGTTTGAATCCCTAGAAAAACTCAAACCCCATATATCACAAATCTTCGAAGGAGAACCTGGCGCAGACATATGCACGCGGTTCCGTGAGTTGGAGAAGCTCATCATCGACGCCTCGAGCAAAGTCTTCTGGGAATTCGGACTCCAAATAGAAGGCAACATCGACGGTCTCCCCCCTCCGCAAGACGGTTCCGTTCCGAAGCTCGTACGTTACGCCATCAACTACCTCAAATACCTAACCGCAGCCAATTACAAAACATCCATGATCAAGGTTCTCCGAACACAACAAACGTGGAGAGGAAAAGATGGTAGTAGTAGTATTGAAACTAGTGGCAAGGAGACGTTAACGGACGAGGGTTTGTTGAAGCATGCGATTTCCAACGTGATGGAGGCGCTTCAGAGGAACGTAGAGTCAAAGAGAGTGTGTTGTAGGGACAAGGTGTTGGTGCATGTGTTCACGATGAACACCTATTGGTACATATACATGAGAACAAAGAACACGCAGCTTGGTGAGGTGTTGGGAGAGAAGCGTATGAAGGAGGAATACAAGGCTGTGGCGGAGGAATGCGCTTACTTGTATCAGAAGCAAGCATGGGGGGCTTTGGTGAAGGTTTTGGATGGTGAGGATGTGAGGGAGGAAGGGAAGGGGAGTGTGGGAAGAGTGGTGAGTGAAAAGGTTGAGACTTTCTTCAAGGGTTTGAACGAGGTATGTGATAGACATGCCAGAGGGGTGTATAGTATACCTGATGTTGATTTGAGGGAGCAGATGAGAGAGGCTACAGTGAGGCTTGTGGTGCCTGCATATGCAGAGTTTTTGGAATGTTATTCAGAGTTTTTGAATAAGAAAGGGTACCCCAGTGTTGAGAGGGTGAAAGGGTTGGTGGTGAAGGCTTTTGATGGAGGAAGGTTGAGGAGGAAGGGTTCTGCTTCTGGGTCATTGGAGAGAGATGTTGTTGTAAGAGATGTTTGA
- the LOC108337014 gene encoding F-box protein At3g12350, with the protein MANQENSFTDFPEDIQVCILSFLAPSEIATLACTSKQLGSLCGRDSKLWFSMCQRRWGSKTRITQWGNAKGTISYRHLYNTLHHWENFLGFWRRSGLNPLLLFFEWGPSFISASRVSPSESLAYGVTKTPFLWMSLSEEGDVVTFLDPDGKPDGERGLQSELIAVDVSFMGKTHFVVEEKQFKSFISDDCGDEVVESGSPPEKLKAEIYQHFANRRSPGGDRSRRQRRREKERLARRKWESQHFVKIVNCSPTPERPLQGLWKGICNDRSLAFYLVGYDDIGGISCRRIGDHPKYAPFFWVSNATFLESPFPPEEESLYAGRVHVRPLQPVNETLEQFLLLDDEVMNGIQEVRISENVTEIMI; encoded by the exons atggcGAATCAAGAAAACTCTTTCACCGATTTTCCGGAGGACATTCAGGTGTGCATCCTCTCCTTCCTCGCCCCATCGGAAATCGCCACCCTAGCCTGCACCTCCAAGCAATTGGGTTCTCTCTGCGGCCGTGACTCTAAGCTGTGGTTCAGTATGTGCCAGCGCAGGTGGGGTTCCAAGACTCGCATCACGCAATGGGGCAACGCCAAGGGCACAATTTCCTACAGGCACCTCTACAATACCCTCCACCACTGGGAGAATTTCCTTGGTTTCTGGCGCCGAAGCGGATTGAACCCTTTGTTGCTTTTCTTCGAATGGGGTCCTTCGTTTATCTCGGCTTCTAGGGTTTCCCCTTCCGAATCGCTTGCCTATGGAGTCACCAAAACGCCTTTTCTCTGGATGAGTCTCTCGGAGGAGGGGGACGTCGTCACTTTTCTCGATCCTGATGGAAAGCCCGATGGGGAACGTGGGCTTCAGAGTGAATTGATTGCTGTGGATGTTAGTTTCATGGGAAAGACACACTTTGTAGTGGAGGAGAAGCAGTTTAAGAGTTTTATCAGTGATGATTGCGGAGATGAGGTTGTAGAGAGCGGATCGCCGCCGGAGAAACTGAAGGCGGAGATTTACCAGCATTTCGCTAATCGGCGGAGTCCCGGTGGGGATCGATCCCGGAGACAGCGCCGCAGGGAGAAGGAGAGGCTCGCCAGACGGAAGTGGGAATCTCAGCATTTTGTCAAGATTGTGAATTGCTCGCCCACGCCGGAGAGACCCTTACAGGGCCTCTGGAAG GGAATTTGTAACGACAGGAGTCTGGCATTTTATTTGGTTGGATATGATGATATTGGAGGCATCTCTTGTCGTCGGATTGGAGATCATCCAAAATATGCCCCATTTTTCTGGGTATCAAATGCTACATTTTTGGAATCTCCCTTTCCTCCTGAAGAAGAATCATTGTACGCTGGTCGTGTTCATGTTAGACCACTTCAACCAGTCAATGAAACACTTGAGCAGTTCCTTTTGTTAGATGATGAAGTGATGAATGGGATTCAAGAGGTTCGGATATCAGAAAATGTG ACTGAAATAATGATATAA
- the LOC128197774 gene encoding uncharacterized protein LOC128197774, translated as MGLCFGCFGADKRMSKEEERLASEEARAKAAEAAQKRQEQFEKSAAGRAARAQQQAMAKQSANSNKGEPVLKWQMG; from the exons atgGGTCTCTGCTTTGGTTGCTTCGGCGCAGACAAGCGCATGAGCAAGGAAGAAGAGAGGTTGGCCTCTGAAGAAGCGCGTGCTAAAGCTGCTGAAGCGGCACAGAAAAG ACAAGAGCAATTTGAGAAATCTGCAGCAGGACGAGCTGCACGTGCACAGCAACAGGCAATGGCAAAGCAATCTGCAAACTCCAACAAAGGCGAACCAGTTCTAAAG TGGCAGATGGGTTGA
- the LOC108337288 gene encoding uncharacterized protein LOC108337288 isoform X2, with protein sequence MSEEKRKEEEEEGLKTLEIENGLRLVPRVKLNLVIYPSTPLTLSHPIDEWKTKRALIEFLHTTSLSLTLPEEDLHLTRHKNLKKRKRDDPVAAGTLRVWDLSSLPTETRFLEWRNRLVENLNGVELNLEGVKFKLAVTLPVSDDFDRMKKDWEEHSASRSRREPDTVVLRGVPSRWFAEPRVSSKPSMLVTHTIFSTFGKIRNLNVTEDNEFGKDENEDSGDLVSGLYCKIVVQFDKYKDCHDAMRVLCGRSMQKEGSRLKADYEVSWDKVEFFRNSRNESREKKNSTVSTKPENVRARRFKE encoded by the exons ATGAGTgaagagaagaggaaagaagaagaagaagaagggttgAAGACGTTGGAGATCGAGAACGGTCTCCGACTGGTCCCGCGCGTGAAGCTCAACCTCGTCATATACCCTTCCACGCCCCTCACGCTCTCCCACCCCATCGACGAATGGAAAACCAAACGCGCCCTCATCGAGTTCCTCCACACCACCTCTCTCTCCCTCACTCTCCCCGAGGAGGACCTCCACCTCACGCGCCACAAGAACCTCAAGAAGCGCAAGCGCGACGACCCCGTCGCCGCCGGAACGCTCCGCGTGTGGGACCTCTCCTCCTTACCTACGGAGACCCGCTTCCTCGAGTGGCGCAACCGCCTCGTGGAGAATCTGAACGGGGTCGAACTCAACCTCGAAGGCGTCAAGTTCAAACTCGCCGTTACTCTTCCCGTTTCCGACGATTTTGACAGAATGAAGAAGGATTGGGAGGAGCATTCCGCGTCTCGAAGTCGGCGAGAGCCTGATACAGTTGTTCTGAGAGGCGTGCCGTCGCGGTGGTTCGCTGAACCCAGGGTTTCGTCTAAACCCTCCATGCTTGTTACTCACACCATCTTTTCTACATTCGGCAAAATCAG GAATCTTAATGTTACTGAGGATAATGAATTTGGTAAGGACGAAAATGAAGACAGTGGAGACCTAGTTTCAGGCCTTTACTGCAAGATTGTGGTGCAGTTTGACAAATATAAAGACTGCCATGATGCAATGAGAGTTCTGTGTGGTCGGTCTATGCAAAAG GAAGGATCACGATTGAAGGCTGATTACGAGGTTAGTTGGGACAAAGTCGAATTTTTCCGGAATTCTAGGAATGAAAGTCGAGAGAAGAAGAATAGCACGGTGTCCACAAAGCCAGAAAATGTGCGAGCAAGGAGATTTAAG GAATGA
- the LOC108338402 gene encoding LIM domain-containing protein WLIM1 — MAFAGTTQKCMACDKTVYLVDKLTADNRVFHKACFRCHHCKGTLKLSNYNSFEGVLYCRPHFDQLFKRTGSLDKSFEGTPKIAKPEKNLEEKPGAAKVSSMFGGTRDKCAGCQKTVYPTEKVTVNGTPYHKSCFKCCHGGCVISPSNYIAHEGKLYCKHHHIQLIKEKGNLSQLEGDHEKGENNGKTNGEEVAAEA, encoded by the exons ATGGCATTTGCAGGAACAACCCAGAAGTGTATGGCTTGTGACAAAACTGTTTATCTGGTTGACAAGTTGACTGCAGATAACCGAGTGTTCCACAAAGCTTGCTTCAGATGCCACCACTGCAAAGGAACCCTCAAG CTTAGCAACTACAACTCTTTTGAGGGAGTTCTTTACTGCAGGCCACACTTTGATCAACTGTTCAAAAGAACTGGGAGCCTTGACAAAAGCTTTGAAG GGACACCAAAAATTGCCAAGCCAGAGAAAAATTTGGAGGAG AAACCTGGAGCAGCCAAAGTCTCGAGTATGTTTGGTGGAACAAGGGATAAATGTGCTGGTTGTCAGAAAACAGTGTATCCCACTGAGAAG GTTACTGTGAATGGAACACCTTACCATAAGAGCTGTTTCAAATGCTGCCATGGAGGGTGTGTTATCAGTCCTTCAAATTACATAGCACACGAGGGAAAACTCTACTGCAAACACCATCATATCCAATTGATCAAGGAGAAGGGAAATTTAAGTCAACTCGAAGGTGACCATGAGAAGGGTGAAAATAATGGGAAAACCAACGGTGAAGAAGTTGCTGCGGAGGCATGA
- the LOC108337210 gene encoding uncharacterized protein LOC108337210: MIKTLNPYPNPAKTAEIMSRYRPIAPKPETPNSMTEGSSSLPKQSPYLRNLWPQLQARPTRTRKRGRTPFTLPSSLKRPRTHFFGFCPPYHVTSPAKNLSLQGFAPSPLPLPHPSHAHPSHGHPSHGHPSHGLPSHGHPSHGHPSHGYPSHGHPSHGLPSHGLPSHGLPSHGHPSHGHPNHGHPNHGHPNHGHPNHGHPNHGHAVGVLNRNMQTNTVISPSLVTLPLLPCSPGGPAPKLDSITTTMKPCGGGVIDLNTKLSVPEERDLLQQLQKPVSNNVIQPLPVRPIGSSITVVCIGEDTALPSVPRTPKGSRQVEKEVESEALPVVISDSKHRVRMANSAYKEMVGQPRCPWLESMVNVGAGNLPCKRISGDVALHLCDSNFPTSANGFSCWVRIEWESELKKCSVNAFCDVMKLACESRDYLFTWRFHTRAREAPKPSCTA, translated from the coding sequence ATGATCAAGACCTTGAATCCTTACCCCAACCCAGCAAAAACTGCTGAGATCATGTCTAGGTACAGACCTATAGCTCCCAAGCCTGAAACTCCCAACTCCATGACCGAGGGCTCTTCCTCTCTCCCCAAGCAATCTCCTTACCTTAGGAACTTATGGCCCCAGTTGCAAGCCAGGCCTACCAGAACCAGAAAGAGAGGTAGAACTCCTTTCACACTCCCTTCCTCCCTCAAGAGACCGAGAACACATTTCTTTGGATTTTGTCCCCCTTATCATGTAACCTCCCCAGCAAAGAACCTTTCCTTACAGGGTTTTGCTCCTTCACCACTCCCTCTTCCCCATCCCAGCCATGCACATCCCAGCCATGGACATCCCAGCCATGGACATCCCAGCCATGGACTTCCCAGCCATGGACATCCCAGCCATGGACATCCCAGCCATGGATATCCCAGCCATGGACATCCCAGCCATGGACTTCCCAGCCATGGACTTCCCAGCCATGGACTTCCCAGCCATGGACATCCCAGCCATGGACATCCCAACCATGGACATCCCAACCATGGACATCCCAACCATGGACATCCCAACCATGGACATCCAAACCATGGACATGCAGTTGGAGTGCTCAATCGCAACATGCAAACAAACACTGTCATCAGTCCTAGTTTGGTGacacttcctcttcttccttgtTCTCCTGGAGGTCCTGCACCCAAACTGGACTCCataacaacaacaatgaagCCCTGTGGGGGAGGGGTGATAGATTTGAACACCAAACTGAGTGTTCCTGAGGAGAGAGATCTCTTGCAACAGCTGCAGAAGCCAGTTTCCAACAATGTTATACAGCCTCTGCCAGTTCGTCCCATTGGCTCTTCCATAACTGTTGTGTGCATCGGTGAAGACACAGCTCTGCCATCTGTGCCTCGAACCCCAAAAGGGTCTCGTCAGGTGGAAAAAGAGGTTGAATCTGAGGCCTTGCCGGTTGTCATATCAGACTCAAAGCACAGGGTGAGGATGGCAAATTCTGCATACAAGGAGATGGTGGGTCAGCCACGGTGTCCTTGGCTCGAGTCTATGGTGAACGTTGGTGCCGGAAATCTGCCATGCAAGAGGATCAGTGGGGATGTAGCACTGCATCTTTGCGACTCAAACTTTCCAACTTCTGCAAACGGATTCTCTTGCTGGGTGAGGATAGAATGGGAAAGTGAGCTGAAGAAGTGCAGTGTTAACGCCTTCTGTGACGTTATGAAGTTGGCCTGTGAATCCAGGGACTACCTCTTCACATGGAGGTTCCACACTCGTGCCAGGGAAGCTCCTAAGCCAAGTTGCACCGCTTGA
- the LOC108337288 gene encoding uncharacterized protein LOC108337288 isoform X3 translates to MSEEKRKEEEEEGLKTLEIENGLRLVPRVKLNLVIYPSTPLTLSHPIDEWKTKRALIEFLHTTSLSLTLPEEDLHLTRHKNLKKRKRDDPVAAGTLRVWDLSSLPTETRFLEWRNRLVENLNGVELNLEGVKFKLAVTLPVSDDFDRMKKDWEEHSASRSRREPDTVVLRGVPSRWFAEPRVSSKPSMLVTHTIFSTFGKIRNLNVTEDNEFGKDENEDSGDLVSGLYCKIVVQFDKYKDCHDAMRVLCGRSMQKLL, encoded by the exons ATGAGTgaagagaagaggaaagaagaagaagaagaagggttgAAGACGTTGGAGATCGAGAACGGTCTCCGACTGGTCCCGCGCGTGAAGCTCAACCTCGTCATATACCCTTCCACGCCCCTCACGCTCTCCCACCCCATCGACGAATGGAAAACCAAACGCGCCCTCATCGAGTTCCTCCACACCACCTCTCTCTCCCTCACTCTCCCCGAGGAGGACCTCCACCTCACGCGCCACAAGAACCTCAAGAAGCGCAAGCGCGACGACCCCGTCGCCGCCGGAACGCTCCGCGTGTGGGACCTCTCCTCCTTACCTACGGAGACCCGCTTCCTCGAGTGGCGCAACCGCCTCGTGGAGAATCTGAACGGGGTCGAACTCAACCTCGAAGGCGTCAAGTTCAAACTCGCCGTTACTCTTCCCGTTTCCGACGATTTTGACAGAATGAAGAAGGATTGGGAGGAGCATTCCGCGTCTCGAAGTCGGCGAGAGCCTGATACAGTTGTTCTGAGAGGCGTGCCGTCGCGGTGGTTCGCTGAACCCAGGGTTTCGTCTAAACCCTCCATGCTTGTTACTCACACCATCTTTTCTACATTCGGCAAAATCAG GAATCTTAATGTTACTGAGGATAATGAATTTGGTAAGGACGAAAATGAAGACAGTGGAGACCTAGTTTCAGGCCTTTACTGCAAGATTGTGGTGCAGTTTGACAAATATAAAGACTGCCATGATGCAATGAGAGTTCTGTGTGGTCGGTCTATGCAAAAG TTGCTGTGA
- the LOC108337288 gene encoding uncharacterized protein LOC108337288 isoform X1, which translates to MSEEKRKEEEEEGLKTLEIENGLRLVPRVKLNLVIYPSTPLTLSHPIDEWKTKRALIEFLHTTSLSLTLPEEDLHLTRHKNLKKRKRDDPVAAGTLRVWDLSSLPTETRFLEWRNRLVENLNGVELNLEGVKFKLAVTLPVSDDFDRMKKDWEEHSASRSRREPDTVVLRGVPSRWFAEPRVSSKPSMLVTHTIFSTFGKIRNLNVTEDNEFGKDENEDSGDLVSGLYCKIVVQFDKYKDCHDAMRVLCGRSMQKEGSRLKADYEVSWDKVEFFRNSRNESREKKNSTVSTKPENVRARRFKVQIHSTLILDRLKTTYFWGL; encoded by the exons ATGAGTgaagagaagaggaaagaagaagaagaagaagggttgAAGACGTTGGAGATCGAGAACGGTCTCCGACTGGTCCCGCGCGTGAAGCTCAACCTCGTCATATACCCTTCCACGCCCCTCACGCTCTCCCACCCCATCGACGAATGGAAAACCAAACGCGCCCTCATCGAGTTCCTCCACACCACCTCTCTCTCCCTCACTCTCCCCGAGGAGGACCTCCACCTCACGCGCCACAAGAACCTCAAGAAGCGCAAGCGCGACGACCCCGTCGCCGCCGGAACGCTCCGCGTGTGGGACCTCTCCTCCTTACCTACGGAGACCCGCTTCCTCGAGTGGCGCAACCGCCTCGTGGAGAATCTGAACGGGGTCGAACTCAACCTCGAAGGCGTCAAGTTCAAACTCGCCGTTACTCTTCCCGTTTCCGACGATTTTGACAGAATGAAGAAGGATTGGGAGGAGCATTCCGCGTCTCGAAGTCGGCGAGAGCCTGATACAGTTGTTCTGAGAGGCGTGCCGTCGCGGTGGTTCGCTGAACCCAGGGTTTCGTCTAAACCCTCCATGCTTGTTACTCACACCATCTTTTCTACATTCGGCAAAATCAG GAATCTTAATGTTACTGAGGATAATGAATTTGGTAAGGACGAAAATGAAGACAGTGGAGACCTAGTTTCAGGCCTTTACTGCAAGATTGTGGTGCAGTTTGACAAATATAAAGACTGCCATGATGCAATGAGAGTTCTGTGTGGTCGGTCTATGCAAAAG GAAGGATCACGATTGAAGGCTGATTACGAGGTTAGTTGGGACAAAGTCGAATTTTTCCGGAATTCTAGGAATGAAAGTCGAGAGAAGAAGAATAGCACGGTGTCCACAAAGCCAGAAAATGTGCGAGCAAGGAGATTTAAG gtaCAAATTCACAGCACTTTAATTTTGGACCGACTCAAGACAACTTATTTTTGGGGGCTCTGA